A section of the Streptomyces sp. NBC_01591 genome encodes:
- a CDS encoding MFS transporter, which produces MTQTTESAARNDDRQATTPAASGRPSRRRVHRAWIVAAVTFVTIIGGAAFNSLPGLLIEPLNARFGWSRGEIGLAVSIDMALYGLTAPFAAALMDRFGIRRVVVVALTTVATGALASVWMTASWQLMLYWGLLVGLGTGSMALSFSATVTNRWFVARRGLVTGILTAAGASGQLVFLPLCAWIVEEHGWRPASVTVALAALVVVPFVWLLLRDHPADVGLAPYGGSYVEKPAPARGAARRTVRVLADAARTGPFWLLAGTFAICGASTNGLIRTHFVPSAHDHHMPITAAASLLAVIGVFDIIGTVFSGWLTDRFDARRLLAVYYALRGVSLLFLPMLLAPTVHPPMVFFIVFYGLDWVATVPPTLALCREQYGEDSAIVFGWVLASHQVGAALVAFLGGVARDAFGSYDVVWYASGALCAMAALMALVIRRVREPSDAVVGLG; this is translated from the coding sequence GTGACCCAGACAACCGAAAGCGCCGCCCGGAACGACGACCGGCAGGCCACCACCCCGGCAGCCTCCGGGCGCCCCTCCCGCCGTCGTGTTCACCGCGCCTGGATCGTCGCCGCCGTCACCTTCGTGACGATCATCGGCGGCGCCGCCTTCAACTCCCTCCCCGGACTCCTCATCGAGCCGCTCAACGCGCGGTTCGGCTGGTCGCGCGGGGAGATCGGTCTCGCCGTCTCCATCGACATGGCGCTGTACGGGCTCACCGCACCGTTCGCCGCCGCGCTGATGGACCGCTTCGGCATCCGCCGGGTCGTCGTGGTCGCCCTCACCACCGTGGCGACCGGGGCGCTGGCCAGCGTATGGATGACGGCCTCCTGGCAGCTGATGCTCTACTGGGGTCTGCTCGTCGGCCTCGGCACCGGCTCCATGGCGCTGTCGTTCTCGGCCACGGTCACCAACCGCTGGTTCGTGGCCCGGCGCGGCCTGGTCACCGGCATCCTCACCGCGGCGGGCGCCTCCGGCCAGCTGGTCTTCCTGCCGCTGTGCGCCTGGATCGTCGAGGAACACGGCTGGCGCCCCGCCTCGGTGACGGTGGCGCTGGCGGCCCTGGTCGTCGTCCCGTTCGTCTGGCTCCTGCTCCGCGACCACCCGGCCGATGTGGGCCTCGCCCCGTACGGCGGCAGCTACGTGGAGAAGCCCGCGCCCGCGCGCGGGGCGGCGAGGCGGACCGTGCGCGTACTGGCCGACGCGGCGCGCACCGGACCGTTCTGGCTGCTGGCCGGTACCTTCGCGATCTGCGGGGCCTCGACCAACGGCCTGATCCGTACGCACTTCGTGCCCTCGGCCCACGACCACCACATGCCCATCACCGCCGCGGCCTCGCTGCTCGCCGTCATCGGGGTCTTCGACATCATCGGCACCGTCTTCTCCGGCTGGCTCACCGACCGCTTCGACGCCCGGCGGCTCCTCGCCGTCTACTACGCGCTGCGCGGGGTCTCGCTGCTCTTCCTGCCGATGCTGCTGGCGCCGACGGTGCATCCGCCGATGGTGTTCTTCATCGTCTTCTACGGCCTGGACTGGGTCGCCACCGTCCCGCCGACGCTGGCCCTGTGCCGCGAGCAGTACGGCGAGGACAGCGCCATCGTCTTCGGCTGGGTGCTGGCCTCCCACCAGGTGGGCGCGGCGCTGGTGGCGTTCCTGGGCGGGGTGGCGCGCGATGCGTTCGGTTCGTACGACGTGGTCTGGTACGCGTCCGGGGCGCTGTGCGCGATGGCGGCGCTGATGGCGCTGGTGATCCGACGGGTCCGGGAGCCTTCGGACGCCGTCGTCGGACTCGGCTGA
- a CDS encoding sensor histidine kinase translates to MDRVMISGAVRRAVVAPGSLLTVGAAVCVGLSAVSLWWALPAAAAAFFAGREPGRTGPTVLVLVAVVAGGVVAVALVPSWLLMAGRFVAVVAVAAMLPWFAGRFWRQYQELVRAGWERAGRLEREQRLVAEQARSRERARIAQDMHDVLGHDLSLIALSAGALKLAPGLDEAHRAAAGEIRARAAASVERLGEVIGLLREEAGDEPPQPSGTGIPRLVEEAAAAGLAVGLRVEGDAAAMPPSAARAAHRVVQEALTNAAKHAPQARVDVRVTHAAEETTVRVANGPAPAPARAEDVPGTGRGLIGLDERVRLTGGEFAYGPYGGGFAVTARIPHTPPAVPRAPSRTAPLVLPPEHRHARSRARRALAVAVVLPLVAWAGLSAALMAWDIRSARQSVLDPGDYARLRVGQDRESVGRLLPDRETRQRPMVAGEPKGEGITCAYYAMTADRFDDRSGDAYRLCFRDGRLMSKEALTP, encoded by the coding sequence GTGGACAGAGTGATGATCAGCGGTGCGGTCCGGCGGGCCGTCGTCGCCCCGGGGAGTCTTCTGACCGTCGGCGCGGCGGTCTGTGTCGGGCTGAGCGCGGTCAGTCTGTGGTGGGCCCTGCCCGCGGCCGCGGCGGCGTTCTTCGCGGGGCGGGAGCCGGGACGGACCGGGCCCACGGTCCTCGTGCTCGTCGCGGTGGTGGCCGGCGGAGTGGTGGCGGTGGCCCTGGTGCCCTCCTGGCTGCTGATGGCGGGGCGGTTCGTCGCGGTGGTGGCGGTGGCCGCGATGCTGCCGTGGTTCGCCGGGCGCTTCTGGCGCCAGTACCAGGAGCTCGTCCGGGCGGGCTGGGAGCGGGCGGGCCGGCTGGAGCGCGAACAGCGGCTCGTCGCCGAGCAGGCACGGTCCCGCGAACGGGCCCGGATCGCCCAGGACATGCACGACGTCCTCGGGCACGACCTCAGCCTCATCGCCCTGTCGGCCGGCGCCCTCAAGCTGGCCCCCGGCCTCGACGAGGCGCACCGGGCCGCCGCCGGGGAGATCCGGGCCCGGGCGGCCGCCTCGGTGGAGCGGCTCGGCGAGGTGATCGGCCTGCTGCGCGAGGAGGCGGGCGACGAGCCGCCGCAGCCGTCCGGCACCGGCATTCCCCGGCTGGTCGAGGAGGCCGCGGCCGCCGGGCTCGCGGTCGGCCTGCGGGTCGAGGGGGACGCCGCAGCCATGCCCCCGTCGGCCGCGCGGGCCGCCCACCGGGTGGTCCAGGAGGCCCTGACCAACGCGGCCAAGCACGCGCCGCAGGCGCGGGTGGACGTGCGGGTGACGCATGCGGCCGAGGAGACGACGGTCCGGGTGGCGAACGGGCCCGCGCCCGCACCGGCGCGCGCCGAGGACGTCCCGGGCACCGGGCGGGGACTGATCGGGCTCGACGAACGGGTGCGGCTGACGGGTGGTGAATTCGCGTACGGCCCGTACGGGGGCGGCTTCGCGGTCACCGCGCGGATCCCGCACACCCCGCCCGCCGTACCCCGGGCGCCTTCCCGGACCGCTCCCCTGGTCCTGCCCCCGGAACACCGGCACGCCCGCAGCCGGGCCCGCCGGGCACTGGCCGTCGCGGTCGTGCTGCCCCTGGTGGCCTGGGCGGGACTGAGTGCCGCCCTGATGGCCTGGGACATCCGCTCGGCCCGGCAGTCCGTACTGGACCCGGGCGACTACGCCCGGCTGCGGGTGGGACAGGATCGGGAGTCGGTCGGACGGCTGCTGCCCGACCGCGAAACCAGGCAGCGGCCGATGGTGGCCGGGGAGCCGAAGGGAGAGGGCATCACATGCGCGTACTACGCGATGACGGCGGACCGCTTCGACGACCGGTCCGGGGACGCCTACCGGCTCTGCTTCCGGGACGGCCGGCTGATGTCCAAGGAGGCGCTGACCCCATGA
- a CDS encoding SDR family NAD(P)-dependent oxidoreductase, which translates to MPSARTWFITGASRGLGRAFTEAALSAGERVVAAARDIGPLADLAEKYPDGLLRLSLDVSDRRAVFETVERAAAAFDGLDVVVNNAGGLLYGMVEEATEKQIRDHLDVNFFGAVWVAQAVIPHLRARGSGRLLQITSMGSGGGMASVGFYGAGKAALDSVSEALAMEVEQFGIKVTIVQMGGYATGLFTSGTTETAPDPAYDELRTRLTEMWGDYAGPDPSEAAPALLKLAELPDPPQRLILGDKSFDAVLEMDRAREEQYRAWESLSRMAPG; encoded by the coding sequence GTGCCGAGCGCCAGGACTTGGTTCATCACCGGTGCGTCCCGCGGCCTGGGGCGCGCCTTCACCGAGGCCGCCCTGTCCGCCGGGGAGCGGGTCGTGGCAGCCGCCCGCGATATCGGTCCGCTCGCCGATCTGGCGGAGAAGTACCCGGACGGACTCCTGCGGCTCTCCCTGGACGTCTCCGACCGCCGAGCCGTGTTCGAGACCGTGGAACGGGCGGCGGCGGCCTTCGACGGCCTCGACGTCGTGGTCAACAACGCCGGCGGCCTGCTGTACGGCATGGTCGAGGAGGCCACCGAGAAGCAGATCCGGGACCACCTCGACGTCAACTTCTTCGGCGCCGTCTGGGTCGCCCAGGCCGTGATCCCCCACCTGCGCGCGCGGGGCTCCGGGCGCCTCCTCCAGATCACCTCGATGGGCAGCGGCGGCGGCATGGCCTCCGTCGGGTTCTACGGGGCCGGGAAGGCAGCGCTCGACTCGGTCAGCGAGGCACTGGCGATGGAGGTCGAGCAGTTCGGGATCAAGGTCACCATCGTCCAGATGGGCGGCTATGCCACGGGCCTGTTCACCTCCGGCACCACGGAGACCGCACCCGACCCCGCCTACGACGAGCTGCGCACCCGGCTCACGGAGATGTGGGGCGACTACGCGGGCCCGGACCCGAGCGAGGCGGCCCCCGCGCTCCTGAAACTGGCCGAACTGCCGGACCCGCCGCAACGCCTGATCCTCGGCGACAAGTCGTTCGACGCCGTCCTGGAGATGGACCGGGCCCGCGAGGAGCAGTACCGCGCCTGGGAATCCCTCAGCCGCATGGCCCCGGGGTGA
- a CDS encoding response regulator transcription factor encodes MIRVLIADDEPMIRAGVRSVLSTDPDIDVVAEAADGHDAVELVRGHRPAVAVLDIRMPGMNGIEAAAEIRRTVPETGVVMLTTFGEDDYILQALGGGAAGFLIKSGEPEELIAGVRAVADGAAYLSPRVAARVVAHLSATGAGALAGRRTAARERVGALTGRERDVLAFLGSGLSNGQIARRLHVVEGTVKAHVSSILARLGVDNRAAAAVVAHEAGIVAPAQPPPER; translated from the coding sequence GTGATCCGGGTGCTGATCGCCGACGACGAGCCGATGATCCGCGCGGGGGTGCGCTCCGTGCTGTCCACCGACCCGGACATCGACGTCGTCGCCGAGGCCGCCGACGGGCACGACGCCGTCGAGCTGGTACGCGGCCACCGCCCGGCCGTCGCCGTGCTCGACATCCGGATGCCCGGCATGAACGGCATCGAGGCGGCGGCCGAGATCCGTCGCACCGTGCCGGAGACGGGGGTCGTGATGCTCACGACCTTCGGTGAGGACGACTACATCCTCCAGGCGCTCGGAGGCGGCGCCGCCGGTTTCCTGATCAAGTCGGGCGAGCCCGAGGAGCTGATCGCGGGGGTCCGCGCGGTGGCCGACGGGGCCGCCTATCTGTCACCGAGGGTCGCGGCTCGGGTCGTTGCCCATCTCTCGGCGACGGGCGCGGGTGCTCTGGCCGGCCGCCGCACCGCCGCCCGGGAACGGGTCGGTGCGCTCACCGGCCGGGAACGCGACGTACTGGCCTTCCTCGGCAGCGGGCTGTCCAACGGCCAGATCGCCCGGCGGCTCCATGTGGTGGAAGGGACGGTCAAGGCGCATGTGAGCTCCATCCTGGCCCGGCTGGGCGTGGACAACCGGGCCGCCGCGGCCGTCGTCGCCCACGAGGCCGGGATCGTCGCGCCCGCGCAGCCGCCTCCCGAGCGCTGA
- a CDS encoding MFS transporter: protein MGEGLGAGLGDGRPEGLWNRNFRLFFVARTAALFGDGMIPVALTAGLLGAGRPHSSVGFALAAWMGPLALFVLFGGVLADRFTPRRMMIIADALRLVGASVLAFSFTTGNPPLWAVYTLSAVAGVGAALFQPGVASTVPRVSSDVQRANAVLRVSEALMTMAGPAFAGMLVGLASAGAVYAANAATFAVSGICLFLLRLAPAPSDDAHRGGFVAELVDGWREFRARSWLWGVIAIWTVYGFTVLGPMLPLTAVEVTEAHGSGTYGVMMAVNGAGSVVGGLLALRLRPRRPLAAGAVALTGVCVNLLVLGLGLPVPALGAGQFVAGAAFAFWLVMWSTTVQTHVPPEALNRLHAYDVAGSLLMLAAGRALAGPVADEVGAPEVLLAGAVINMVAVAALLVARPISRLERIA, encoded by the coding sequence CTGGGCGAGGGTCTGGGCGCCGGCCTCGGCGACGGTCGGCCGGAGGGGCTCTGGAACCGTAACTTCCGGCTCTTCTTCGTCGCCCGCACCGCCGCGCTCTTCGGTGACGGCATGATCCCGGTGGCGCTCACCGCGGGTCTGCTGGGGGCCGGCCGGCCGCACTCCTCCGTGGGCTTCGCGCTCGCGGCCTGGATGGGGCCGCTGGCGCTCTTCGTGCTCTTCGGCGGCGTACTGGCGGACCGGTTCACCCCCCGCCGGATGATGATCATCGCGGATGCGCTGCGGCTGGTCGGGGCCTCGGTGCTGGCCTTCTCCTTCACCACCGGGAACCCGCCGCTGTGGGCGGTGTACACGCTGAGCGCGGTGGCCGGGGTGGGCGCCGCGCTCTTCCAGCCGGGCGTCGCCTCGACCGTGCCCCGGGTCTCCTCCGACGTGCAGCGGGCCAACGCGGTGCTGAGGGTCTCCGAGGCGCTGATGACCATGGCGGGCCCGGCCTTCGCGGGCATGCTCGTCGGGCTGGCCAGCGCCGGAGCGGTCTACGCGGCGAACGCGGCGACGTTCGCCGTCTCCGGCATCTGCCTCTTCCTGCTGCGGCTCGCACCGGCCCCCTCGGACGACGCGCACCGCGGCGGCTTCGTCGCCGAACTGGTCGACGGGTGGCGGGAGTTCCGGGCCCGCAGCTGGCTGTGGGGGGTGATCGCGATCTGGACGGTGTACGGCTTCACGGTGCTCGGCCCGATGCTGCCGCTCACCGCGGTAGAGGTCACCGAGGCGCACGGCTCGGGGACGTACGGCGTGATGATGGCGGTGAACGGCGCGGGCAGCGTCGTCGGCGGGCTGCTCGCCCTGCGCCTGAGACCCCGCCGCCCGCTCGCGGCGGGGGCCGTCGCGCTGACCGGGGTCTGTGTGAACCTGCTGGTGCTGGGCCTCGGGCTGCCGGTGCCCGCGCTCGGGGCGGGGCAGTTCGTGGCGGGTGCGGCGTTCGCGTTCTGGCTGGTGATGTGGTCGACGACGGTCCAGACCCATGTGCCGCCCGAGGCGCTGAACCGCCTGCACGCGTACGACGTGGCGGGCTCGTTGCTGATGCTGGCGGCGGGCCGGGCGCTGGCGGGACCGGTCGCGGACGAGGTGGGCGCGCCCGAGGTGCTGCTGGCCGGAGCGGTGATCAACATGGTGGCGGTGGCGGCGCTGTTGGTGGCCCGGCCGATCAGCCGGCTGGAGCGGATCGCATGA
- a CDS encoding flavin reductase family protein: protein MAAIAVRYLRSVGAATTAGPAPVDPLPRPELRAVADGERPPVDPGEFRRVLGHFASGVTVVTAHAPDDVQGPAGFACQSFASLSLDPPLITFMVARTSTTWPRIARAGAFCVNILGADQGALCRSFAVSGSDKFAGVAYEAAPATGSPLLDSVPAWIDCRIQAVHTGGDHLIVVGRVEAMGAVDGSDPLLFHRGTFGRFGPLDG, encoded by the coding sequence ATGGCCGCCATCGCCGTCCGGTACCTCAGGTCCGTCGGCGCCGCCACGACCGCAGGGCCGGCGCCGGTCGATCCGCTGCCGCGCCCCGAACTGCGAGCGGTCGCCGACGGTGAGCGGCCACCCGTCGACCCGGGCGAATTCCGCCGCGTACTGGGGCATTTCGCCAGCGGCGTCACCGTCGTCACCGCACACGCCCCGGACGACGTACAGGGCCCGGCGGGCTTCGCCTGCCAGTCGTTCGCCTCGCTCTCCCTCGACCCGCCGCTGATCACGTTCATGGTCGCCCGTACGTCGACGACCTGGCCGCGCATCGCGCGCGCCGGGGCCTTCTGCGTCAACATCCTCGGCGCGGACCAGGGCGCACTGTGCCGGAGCTTCGCGGTGAGCGGCTCGGACAAGTTCGCGGGGGTGGCGTACGAGGCCGCCCCGGCGACCGGATCGCCGCTGCTGGACTCCGTACCGGCCTGGATCGACTGCCGCATCCAGGCCGTCCACACCGGGGGTGACCATCTGATCGTCGTCGGCCGGGTGGAAGCGATGGGCGCGGTGGACGGGTCCGATCCGCTGCTGTTCCACCGGGGGACGTTCGGGCGGTTCGGGCCGCTCGACGGCTGA
- a CDS encoding ribosomal maturation YjgA family protein, with translation MTGGGGPAAVSRTAPRARAVAAGAAVLTVLAGLGVRAFMDGDLAKYAGDALYTVLICALVAVLAPGARPVVKAGTALAFSWAVELLQLTGVPADLSRHSAVARLVLGSTFNAPDLFWYAVGAGFAWAVTALATSDGCVPRTSASR, from the coding sequence ATGACCGGGGGCGGGGGGCCGGCGGCAGTGTCCCGGACCGCCCCGCGCGCCCGTGCGGTCGCGGCCGGGGCCGCGGTGCTGACCGTACTCGCCGGGCTCGGGGTCAGGGCCTTCATGGACGGCGACCTCGCCAAGTACGCCGGGGACGCGCTCTACACCGTGCTGATCTGCGCCCTGGTCGCCGTGCTCGCGCCCGGCGCCCGGCCGGTCGTCAAGGCCGGGACGGCGCTGGCGTTCAGCTGGGCGGTGGAGCTGCTGCAACTGACCGGGGTGCCCGCGGACCTCTCCCGCCACAGCGCGGTGGCGCGGCTGGTGCTCGGCTCGACCTTCAACGCGCCCGATCTGTTCTGGTACGCGGTGGGGGCGGGGTTCGCCTGGGCGGTGACGGCCCTGGCTACTTCTGACGGCTGCGTTCCTCGGACTTCTGCATCTCGATGA
- a CDS encoding Zn-dependent alcohol dehydrogenase, with product MRGVVFDGKRTEVVDDLEIRDPGPGEVLVAVAAAGLCHSDLSVIDGTIPFPSPVVLGHEGAGVVEAVGAGVAHVAPGDHVSLSTLANCGACAQCDRGRPTMCRKAIGMPGQPFARRGKPLYQFASNSAFAERTLVKAVQAVKIPADIPLTSAALIGCGVLTGVGAVLNRAKVDRGDSVVVIGTGGIGLNVIQGARIAGALTIVAVDANPAKEAAARQFGATHFLTSADGVRDILPGGADHAFECVGRTELIRTAIDLLDRHGQAILLGVPAATAEASFLVSAMYLDKSILGCRYGSSRPQRDIALYAELYREGRLLLDELVTTTYPVEDFAKAADDAHHGRVARGVLVF from the coding sequence ATGAGAGGCGTCGTCTTCGACGGCAAGCGGACCGAGGTCGTCGACGATCTGGAGATACGCGATCCGGGCCCCGGCGAGGTGCTGGTGGCGGTGGCCGCGGCGGGGCTGTGCCACAGCGACCTCTCGGTGATCGACGGGACGATCCCGTTCCCGTCGCCGGTGGTGCTCGGACACGAGGGTGCGGGCGTGGTCGAGGCGGTCGGCGCGGGTGTCGCCCATGTGGCGCCCGGCGACCACGTCTCGCTGTCCACGCTGGCCAACTGCGGGGCGTGCGCCCAGTGCGACCGGGGGCGCCCGACCATGTGCCGCAAGGCGATCGGGATGCCGGGGCAGCCGTTCGCGCGGCGCGGGAAGCCGCTGTACCAGTTCGCGTCCAACTCGGCCTTCGCCGAACGGACCCTGGTCAAGGCCGTGCAGGCGGTGAAAATCCCGGCGGACATCCCGCTGACCTCCGCGGCCCTGATCGGCTGCGGGGTGCTGACGGGAGTCGGAGCCGTACTCAACCGGGCGAAGGTCGACCGGGGCGACTCGGTCGTGGTGATCGGTACCGGCGGCATCGGGCTCAACGTGATCCAGGGCGCCCGGATCGCGGGCGCGCTGACGATCGTCGCCGTCGACGCCAACCCGGCGAAGGAGGCGGCGGCCCGGCAGTTCGGCGCGACGCACTTCCTGACGTCGGCGGACGGTGTGCGGGACATCCTGCCCGGCGGCGCCGACCACGCCTTCGAGTGCGTGGGCCGTACGGAACTGATCCGGACCGCGATCGACCTGCTGGACCGGCACGGCCAGGCGATCCTGCTGGGCGTCCCGGCGGCGACGGCGGAGGCGTCGTTCCTCGTCTCGGCGATGTACCTGGACAAGTCGATCCTGGGCTGCCGGTACGGCTCCTCGCGACCGCAGCGGGACATCGCGCTCTACGCGGAGCTGTACCGGGAGGGCCGGCTGCTCCTGGACGAACTCGTCACCACCACCTACCCGGTGGAGGACTTCGCCAAGGCGGCGGACGACGCGCACCACGGCCGGGTGGCGCGGGGGGTGCTGGTGTTCTGA
- a CDS encoding GlxA family transcriptional regulator — MPHRIAVLALDGLLPFELGIPQRIFGRSFGTEPHNEGRSLYEVVTCSIRPPGPVRTDADFTITVERGPETLATADTVVIPTSYELGPVYTEGRLTDELAAAFAHIRPGTRMVSICTGSYVLAAAGYLDGRPATTHWWHADHFQQLFPEVRVDPDVLFIDDGDVLTSAGVAAGIDLCLHIVRRDHGTAVANDVARRTVVPPHRDGGQAQYIQRPVPDAQFATTTTARTWALGRLERPILLRDMAQQESMSVRTFTRRFREEVGVSPVQWLTRQRVERARHLLESTDLSIDQVARDAGFGTPTSLRQHLQTALGVSPTVYRRTFRAGRV; from the coding sequence ATGCCGCACCGCATCGCCGTCCTCGCCCTCGACGGGCTGCTCCCCTTCGAACTGGGCATCCCCCAGCGGATCTTCGGCCGCTCGTTCGGTACCGAGCCGCACAACGAGGGCCGCAGTCTGTACGAAGTCGTGACCTGCTCGATCCGCCCGCCGGGCCCGGTCCGTACCGACGCGGACTTCACGATCACCGTCGAGCGCGGCCCCGAAACCCTGGCCACCGCCGACACGGTGGTGATCCCCACCAGTTACGAACTCGGCCCCGTCTACACGGAGGGCAGGCTCACCGACGAGCTGGCCGCCGCGTTCGCCCACATCAGGCCCGGGACCCGGATGGTCTCCATCTGCACGGGCAGCTATGTGCTGGCCGCCGCCGGATATCTCGACGGGCGCCCCGCCACCACCCACTGGTGGCACGCCGACCACTTCCAGCAGCTCTTCCCCGAGGTCCGGGTCGACCCGGACGTCCTGTTCATCGACGACGGGGACGTCCTGACCTCCGCCGGGGTCGCCGCCGGAATCGACCTCTGCCTGCACATCGTGCGCCGCGACCACGGCACCGCCGTCGCCAATGACGTCGCCCGCCGCACCGTCGTACCCCCGCACCGGGACGGCGGGCAGGCGCAGTACATCCAACGCCCCGTGCCCGACGCACAGTTCGCGACCACGACCACGGCACGCACCTGGGCGCTCGGGCGGCTGGAGCGGCCGATCCTGCTGCGCGACATGGCGCAGCAGGAGTCGATGAGCGTGCGGACCTTCACCCGCCGGTTCCGGGAGGAGGTCGGGGTCAGCCCCGTCCAGTGGCTGACCCGGCAGCGGGTCGAACGGGCCCGTCACCTGCTGGAGTCGACGGACCTGTCGATCGACCAGGTGGCACGGGACGCGGGCTTCGGGACGCCCACGTCGCTGCGGCAGCATCTCCAGACGGCGCTGGGGGTGTCCCCGACGGTGTACCGGCGCACGTTTCGCGCCGGTCGGGTGTGA
- a CDS encoding DUF6585 family protein encodes MAAAPNTLSPEAAELAATHQLGALQGTFTPKRLNKAIFVLYIFMMIHLLAMLVIPGLLYFWWLRRYPDFSRKQAAKRLHLFENGLIVHPESGDGRVVIRWDSVRLYQDITQKIINGIPSTTEYVYSAVGPGRDHARITHFYEGPETWGPHMQQAVLQAQGPAVLESILAGETVNFGEFSLSRTGLTARGKGHLPWSGIQEIQVSAGWVNAMGTGGSGRRCSAAVSDIANLHVFLAVAQHLSADSSSA; translated from the coding sequence ATGGCAGCAGCACCGAACACCCTGTCGCCCGAGGCCGCCGAACTGGCCGCCACCCACCAACTTGGCGCCCTGCAAGGCACGTTCACCCCCAAGCGCCTGAACAAGGCGATCTTCGTCCTCTACATCTTCATGATGATCCACCTCTTGGCGATGCTCGTGATACCCGGCCTGCTGTACTTCTGGTGGCTGCGCCGGTATCCGGACTTCAGCCGGAAACAGGCCGCCAAGCGTCTCCACCTGTTCGAGAACGGACTGATCGTGCACCCGGAGTCCGGCGACGGCAGGGTCGTCATCCGCTGGGACTCCGTACGGCTCTACCAGGACATCACCCAGAAGATCATCAACGGCATCCCGTCGACCACCGAGTACGTCTACTCCGCAGTGGGCCCGGGCCGGGACCACGCGAGGATCACGCACTTCTACGAGGGCCCCGAGACCTGGGGACCCCATATGCAGCAGGCCGTCCTCCAGGCGCAGGGCCCGGCGGTCCTGGAATCGATCCTGGCGGGCGAGACGGTCAACTTCGGGGAATTCTCGCTCTCCCGCACCGGCCTGACCGCCCGGGGGAAGGGCCACCTCCCCTGGTCCGGCATCCAGGAGATCCAAGTGTCAGCGGGCTGGGTCAACGCCATGGGGACCGGCGGCTCCGGCCGCCGGTGCAGCGCCGCGGTCAGCGACATCGCGAACCTGCACGTCTTCCTGGCCGTCGCCCAGCACCTTTCCGCCGACAGCTCGTCGGCCTGA
- a CDS encoding LysR family transcriptional regulator, with protein MFEIDALRLLVTVAEAGSFTKAAARLDYTQSAVSRRIASLEKESGGPLFERLARGVRLNPAGHALHRHAVEVLARLVSAEHEMAVIRAGRGGRLRVGAFATANVSLVPAALRAFARARPDVEVVAVEGRTGESMRRLADGALDLAVVSDYPSGLPPVDAVTTEVLLADELFVVLPRDHRLAGSGTIDLRELRDETWLQDVSTDRPMMLAEVCGRAGFRPKRITRIAEWTGKFGYAAAGLGVALVPSLAAWAVPAELAVCRLGDLAPRRTVHVALPADPLPAALELRDLLREAAG; from the coding sequence GTGTTCGAGATCGACGCGCTGCGTCTGCTGGTGACGGTGGCCGAAGCCGGATCGTTCACGAAGGCCGCGGCCCGGCTCGACTACACGCAGTCGGCGGTGTCCCGGCGCATCGCCTCGCTGGAGAAGGAGTCGGGCGGGCCGCTCTTCGAACGGCTCGCCCGGGGCGTACGGCTGAATCCGGCCGGCCACGCGCTGCACCGGCACGCGGTGGAAGTGCTCGCGCGGCTGGTGAGCGCGGAACACGAGATGGCCGTGATCCGTGCCGGGCGGGGCGGGCGGCTGCGGGTGGGGGCGTTCGCCACGGCCAATGTCTCGTTGGTGCCCGCCGCGCTGCGGGCGTTCGCCCGGGCAAGACCGGATGTCGAGGTCGTCGCGGTCGAGGGCCGGACCGGTGAGTCGATGCGGCGCCTGGCGGACGGGGCGCTCGACCTGGCCGTGGTCAGCGACTACCCGTCCGGTCTGCCGCCGGTCGACGCCGTCACGACCGAGGTGCTGCTGGCGGACGAGCTGTTCGTCGTCCTCCCCCGCGACCACCGCCTGGCCGGATCCGGGACGATCGATCTGCGCGAACTGCGCGACGAGACCTGGCTCCAGGACGTCTCCACCGACCGGCCCATGATGCTCGCCGAGGTCTGCGGCCGGGCCGGCTTCCGGCCGAAGCGGATCACCAGGATCGCCGAGTGGACCGGCAAGTTCGGCTATGCGGCCGCCGGGCTGGGGGTGGCGCTGGTGCCCTCGCTGGCCGCCTGGGCGGTCCCCGCCGAACTCGCCGTCTGCCGGCTCGGCGACCTCGCCCCGCGCCGGACCGTACATGTGGCGCTGCCCGCCGACCCGCTCCCGGCGGCACTGGAACTACGGGATCTGCTGCGTGAGGCGGCCGGCTGA